Proteins from a single region of Paenibacillus sp. BIHB 4019:
- a CDS encoding SEC-C metal-binding domain-containing protein, with protein MLKPGRNDVCHCGSGRKYKKCCIELDREEERRLAAAQASGGLQSYADIERLLDQELVWEAPSYGELARELAGQMKDGYTPAQISLALFMWKEYTDANKPSFRKSGVYCAALEYLICEIQSIPSSKAELAEKYSVSVSTLSKKCTELTSFFMEQYAELQAEQPEAAGDAENAEQSQQEELVKA; from the coding sequence ATGTTAAAGCCAGGAAGAAATGATGTATGCCACTGCGGCAGCGGCCGTAAATATAAAAAATGCTGTATCGAGCTTGACCGCGAGGAAGAGCGCCGCTTGGCGGCGGCGCAAGCTTCCGGCGGGCTGCAATCGTACGCGGATATCGAGCGCCTGCTGGATCAAGAGCTCGTGTGGGAAGCACCGTCCTATGGAGAGCTTGCCCGTGAGCTGGCTGGACAAATGAAGGACGGCTACACGCCTGCCCAAATTAGCCTTGCTCTGTTTATGTGGAAAGAGTATACGGATGCGAATAAACCTTCCTTCCGTAAATCCGGCGTTTACTGCGCGGCTTTGGAGTATTTGATTTGCGAAATTCAAAGCATTCCAAGCTCGAAAGCCGAGCTTGCCGAGAAGTACAGCGTATCCGTATCTACTCTATCGAAAAAATGCACCGAGCTGACCAGCTTCTTTATGGAGCAATATGCAGAGCTGCAAGCGGAGCAGCCTGAAGCCGCTGGCGATGCTGAGAACGCGGAGCAGTCGCAGCAGGAAGAGCTTGTGAAGGCATAG
- a CDS encoding pyridoxamine 5'-phosphate oxidase family protein: MPNTTKQLEQEIIDVLQANHICSFATVNGDKPMVRYMALFHDGLNLYLATNRDTSKVDELRANPNVHILVGYDGKPSTDIVQIQARAELCADDKLREKLWNENFKQWFDGPHDPEYIIIEAFPEYIEYSSDGGETKVWLQ, from the coding sequence ATGCCGAATACAACAAAACAATTGGAGCAGGAAATTATTGATGTGCTGCAAGCGAACCATATTTGCTCGTTTGCTACCGTAAATGGCGATAAGCCGATGGTGCGTTATATGGCACTTTTCCATGATGGGCTTAACTTATATTTGGCGACAAATCGTGATACGAGCAAGGTAGATGAACTGCGGGCTAACCCGAATGTTCATATTCTTGTCGGATACGATGGCAAGCCATCTACCGATATTGTTCAAATTCAGGCTCGTGCCGAGTTATGTGCGGACGACAAGCTGCGCGAGAAGCTATGGAATGAAAACTTTAAGCAGTGGTTTGATGGACCACACGACCCGGAATACATTATTATAGAAGCGTTCCCGGAGTATATTGAATACTCGAGCGACGGTGGCGAGACCAAGGTGTGGCTGCAATAG